A window of Xylophilus sp. GW821-FHT01B05 contains these coding sequences:
- a CDS encoding branched-chain amino acid ABC transporter permease has translation MTISLPALLSQLLLGLVNGSFYAILSLGLAVIFGLLNVINFAHGALFMMGAILTWMAMEYFGINYWVMLIVAPLVIGLFGVLIERLLLRWIYKLDHLYGLLLTLGLTLLIEGVFRSVYGVSGLPYDAPDVLSSATDLGFMVLPNYRAWVVVASLVVCFATWYVIEKTRLGAYLRAGTENPRLVEAFGVNVPLMITLTYAFGCALAAFAGVLAAPVMQVSPLMGQNLIIVVFAVVVIGGMGSIMGAILTGLGLGVIEGLTKVFYPEASSTVVFVIMVIVLLIRPTGLFGKEK, from the coding sequence ATGACCATTTCCCTTCCTGCGCTTTTGAGCCAACTCCTCCTGGGGCTGGTCAACGGCTCCTTCTACGCCATCCTGAGCCTCGGGCTCGCGGTGATCTTCGGCCTGCTCAACGTCATTAACTTCGCGCACGGCGCGCTGTTCATGATGGGCGCCATCCTGACCTGGATGGCGATGGAGTATTTCGGCATCAACTACTGGGTGATGCTGATCGTGGCGCCCCTCGTCATCGGCCTGTTTGGCGTGCTGATCGAGCGCTTGCTGCTGCGCTGGATCTACAAGCTCGACCACCTTTACGGCCTGCTGCTCACGCTGGGTCTCACGCTGCTGATCGAGGGCGTGTTCCGCTCGGTCTACGGCGTGTCGGGGCTGCCCTACGACGCGCCCGATGTCCTCTCCAGTGCCACCGACCTGGGCTTCATGGTGCTGCCCAACTACCGCGCATGGGTGGTCGTGGCATCGCTGGTGGTCTGCTTCGCGACCTGGTACGTGATCGAGAAGACTCGGCTGGGCGCCTACCTGCGTGCCGGCACCGAGAACCCACGGCTGGTGGAAGCCTTCGGCGTCAACGTGCCGCTGATGATCACGCTGACCTACGCCTTCGGCTGTGCGCTCGCCGCTTTCGCCGGCGTGCTGGCGGCGCCGGTGATGCAGGTGTCGCCACTGATGGGACAGAACCTCATCATCGTGGTGTTTGCGGTGGTCGTGATCGGCGGCATGGGCTCCATCATGGGCGCCATCCTCACGGGCCTGGGATTGGGCGTGATCGAAGGGCTCACCAAGGTCTTCTATCCCGAGGCATCGTCAACGGTTGTGTTCGTGATCATGGTCATCGTGCTGTTGATTCGCCCCACCGGCCTGTTCGGCAAAGAAAAATGA